GCCGACAGGGTAACGCTACTGGACTTTACCATTGGGCGTAAGGGCTTACTCGGTTACCTTAAGTCGCTGAATGGTAGTAACATCGTAAAAGTTACGCCTTTCAATGACAGTGCTAGCGAGACGCAGGCTGTTAGTAAACGGCTTAAGGTGGTCTGTGGAGCTAATACCAGTCAGCTTGATGACGGAGCGTGGATAGGTGATAACACGCCGATGACACTCTGTGAGGTGAGGGTTACCTCTCGTAACGTCATAACGCCTAACATCGGCAGTCTGGAGCTAGCGGAAGCGCTATCGAGGGTATTACCCTTTACCGCTACTGAGGACACTCGACCAGTATTACAATGTGTCCTCTTTACGGCTAAAGAGGGTAAGCTAACGATGGTAAGCGCCGACGGCTTTAGACTGGCGGTAGTAAGTCTTGACTATGACGGAGAGGGCGAAGTCCTGATAAGCCGTGAGGATTTGGCAGGAATAGCTAACGCCTTACGGAGCGCCAAGAGAGCAAGGGTTAGCTTTGATGGTGAGGACATCAAGACGCTCACTATTGACACCGAGCTAATACGTTATACGTGGACTAGCTTGGATGGTAAGTTTCCCGACTATGAGAAGCTAATACCAATCGAGGCTAGGACAACCGCTCACTTTGATACTGTTGAGGCAGGTAAGGCAATCGGCACACTGAAAGCACTAGCCGACAGCAATTCCTTCCCGATAGACATTACCTTTGAAAACGGCTATATGGTAATGACAAGTCCCGATGATAAGGGGCAAGCCACAATGCCAGCCGATATTGAGGGTGAGGCTAACAGGGTGAGGATTGATGGCAGTTACCTTGCCGAGGCGTTAAAGGCGTGTGGCGGTATGCCAGAGCTAAAGCTCACCGATGGCAAGTCGCCAGTCCTCTTTACCACTAACGGCTATAAGCTGGTGGTAATGCCGATGTTGACTTCAGGGGTAAGGCAAGAGGATAAAGAGGCTAGCGAAGCCGAGAGCGAAGGGGTAGCCGATGAGGTAACGGAAGCCGAGCCAGAAGTTACCGAGCCAGAGGTAGAGGTAGCCGAGCCAGAAGCTGAGACAAAGCCGAAGCGTAAGGGCAAGGTAAGAGAGCCAGTCGCTGTAGCCTGAAATTGAACGCTTGAACTCATAAGAAAGCCAACGCAGAGAAGCGGGGGAGACCCCGCTTTTTTGCTTTTTTCAGGAATAGAGGGGTATTGC
This genomic interval from Dehalococcoidales bacterium contains the following:
- a CDS encoding DNA polymerase III subunit beta, which translates into the protein ADRVTLLDFTIGRKGLLGYLKSLNGSNIVKVTPFNDSASETQAVSKRLKVVCGANTSQLDDGAWIGDNTPMTLCEVRVTSRNVITPNIGSLELAEALSRVLPFTATEDTRPVLQCVLFTAKEGKLTMVSADGFRLAVVSLDYDGEGEVLISREDLAGIANALRSAKRARVSFDGEDIKTLTIDTELIRYTWTSLDGKFPDYEKLIPIEARTTAHFDTVEAGKAIGTLKALADSNSFPIDITFENGYMVMTSPDDKGQATMPADIEGEANRVRIDGSYLAEALKACGGMPELKLTDGKSPVLFTTNGYKLVVMPMLTSGVRQEDKEASEAESEGVADEVTEAEPEVTEPEVEVAEPEAETKPKRKGKVREPVAVA